The following proteins are encoded in a genomic region of Terriglobia bacterium:
- the scpB gene encoding SMC-Scp complex subunit ScpB, whose protein sequence is MTNEERKAALEAMIYAADEPATLEQLAQALGEEKLAVQAALDEMVAGCAGEERGVEIRAVAGGYKMYTKPQHHEVVRRFIKSLRPPLRLTMPALETLAVVAYKQPVTGPEIQEIRGVNTSGVLKTLLDKRLITTAGRKEVIGRPILYKTSKEFLMRFGLSDLEELPSLKEFEALAREALGGDEGIAAEEPAAMAPENDLSARPEAATEMAAELDPGNGDESKTAAAGE, encoded by the coding sequence ATGACCAACGAAGAACGCAAAGCAGCACTCGAAGCAATGATCTACGCGGCGGACGAGCCGGCGACACTCGAGCAGCTGGCTCAGGCGCTCGGCGAGGAAAAACTCGCGGTGCAGGCCGCCCTGGACGAAATGGTCGCGGGCTGCGCCGGCGAGGAGCGCGGCGTAGAAATCCGCGCCGTGGCCGGCGGCTACAAGATGTACACCAAGCCCCAGCACCATGAGGTCGTGCGTCGCTTCATCAAGAGCCTGCGCCCGCCGCTGCGCCTGACCATGCCCGCGCTTGAGACCCTGGCGGTGGTGGCCTACAAGCAGCCCGTGACCGGCCCGGAGATCCAGGAGATCCGCGGCGTAAACACGTCCGGCGTCCTCAAGACCCTGCTAGACAAGAGGCTCATCACCACCGCCGGGCGCAAGGAAGTGATCGGGCGGCCGATTCTCTACAAGACCTCCAAAGAGTTCCTGATGCGCTTCGGCCTCAGCGATCTGGAAGAGCTCCCGAGCCTGAAGGAGTTCGAGGCCCTGGCGCGCGAGGCGCTGGGTGGCGACGAGGGCATTGCAGCGGAAGAACCGGCGGCCATGGCCCCGGAAAACGACTTGAGCGCCAGGCCGGAAGCCGCCACGGAGATGGCCGCGGAACTTGATCCAGGCAACGGCGACGAATCCAAAACGGCTGCAGCCGGAGAGTAA